A genomic stretch from Argiope bruennichi chromosome 2, qqArgBrue1.1, whole genome shotgun sequence includes:
- the LOC129962352 gene encoding uncharacterized protein K02A2.6-like, whose amino-acid sequence MSKEKIYSSEATRSAGGIGQSLPIPPAAAPFHRIGIDLLGRFPKSGDGNKWIVLCTDYLTRYAVTRALPTAEATQIAEFLLEDIILKHGAPRVIITDRGQVFQSKLVSDINRLCNIIHRMTTAYHPQTIGKLTDPSWYFLLFLVKMESINMIQECHHQTHM is encoded by the exons ATGTCAAAGGAGAAAATCTATTCCTCAGAAGCCACCAGGTCTGCTGGTGGAATAGGCCAGTCCTTGCCTATTCCACCAGCTGCCGCTCCTTTCCATCGCATCGGAATCGACCTGCTAGGACGATTTCCAAAATCTGGCGACGGCAACAAATGGATTGTATTATGCACCGATTATTTGACACGGTACGCAGTCACCAGAGCTTTACCGACGGCGGAAGCTACACAAATAGCCGAATTCCTACTAGAGGACATAATCCTGAAGCATGGAGCTCCACGAGTTATCATTACAGACCGTGGTCAAGTATTCCAGTCCAAGCTGGTGTCCGATATTAATCGACTGTGCAATATCATTCATCGAATGACTACAGCCTATCATCCGCAAACAATTGGAAA actaACAGATCCAAGTTggtactttcttttatttcttgtaaagATGGAAAGTATCAATATGATTCAAGAGTGCCATCATCAGACACATATGTGA
- the LOC129962353 gene encoding uncharacterized protein LOC129962353, protein MIQEESFTEESVRGLKTLNVFRDEESILRIKTKLTEKHDLRNFRYPILLPGKHRSFLLCLRRFIARRGRPKVIYSDNGTNFVDAENLLKKLDWDVIERETSIQRITWKFIPPSAPWWGAFWERIVQMAVINFRPLTYLSEDPNDLIPLTPSMFIQDISMVGMPDLDQLDTTDVKRRLKYRLNLRQYLRNRFRREYLVILLQPRKKSNYYEVKPGEIVLIEDDSKKRLMWPMAQILEVYPGKDKNVRVVRLKTPSSEIVRPVYPLEIKCTEDESPLNEKPLTTRRDRTVKVPSRFLRT, encoded by the exons ATGATTCAAGAAGAGTCTTTCACCGAAGAATCAGTGAGAGGTTTGAAGACCCTCAATGTCTTTAGAGATGAGGAGAgtattttaaggattaaaacaaaattaactgaAAAGCATGACTTGCGAAATTTTAGATACCCCATTCTTCTTCCTGGAAAACATAG atCCTTCCTCCTTTGCCTTCGGCGGTTCATAGCCAGACGAGGCCGACCAAAGGTTATTTACAGCGATAATGGTACTAACTTTGTAGACGCtgaaaatttgctgaaaaaactGGATTGGGATGTGATCGAAAGAGAAACTTCTATCCAAAGAATAACATGGAAATTCATACCACCCTCTGCACCTTGGTGGGGTGCATTTTGGGAGCGGATTGTTCAAATG GCGGTCATTAACTTCAGACCTCTTACGTACTTATCCGAAGATCCCAATGACCTCATTCCGCTCACTCCATCAATGTTTATACAGGATATTTCGATGGTGGGAATGCCCGATTTAGATCAACTCGACACTACCGATGTTAAAAGGCGTCTGAAATATCGACTAAATCTTAGACAATACTTAAGAAACAGATTTCGCCGTGAATATCTAGTCATATTATTACAACCACGgaagaaaagtaattattatgAAGTAAAACCTGGAGAAATTGTCTTAATTGAAGATGattcaaagaaaagattaatgtGGCCAATGGCTCAAATTCTTGAAGTTTATCCAGGTAAAGATAAAAACGTTAGAGTAGTGCGATTGAAAACACCAAGCAGTGAGATTGTACGTCCTGTTTATCCTCTTGAGATAAAGTGTACAGAAGATGAAAGCCCTCTTAATGAAAAGCCTCTTACAACAAGAAGAGATAGAACAGTAAAAGTGCCTTCAAGATTTTTGAGGACTTGA